GCTCAGCTTCAGGTTCAGGCCGTACGTGCGCTGGCCCTCGTCGGCATTCATGCTGGCCTTGGGCGCGGCGATGCCCGACTCGCCGTCGCAGGCGGCCAGCAGCGCCAGGGCGCACACGAAAACGCGGAGAATGGTCCTGCTCATATGGCCTAGACGGCTCCCGCCCGCATCAGGTCGTGAAGGTGAACCATCCCCACGAGAAGCCCTTCGCCGTCCACGACGGGAAGCGCCATCACGCCGCGCCGCTCCATCACGCCGACGGCTGCGGCGGCGAGCTGGTCGGGCTCGGCGGTTCGGGGAGTGTTCGTCATCACTTCAGATACGGAAATTCGGAAGAACTGTTCCTCCCGCTCCATCAGGCGCGTCAGGTCGCCGGAGGTAACCACCCCCAGCAGCCGCCCATTTTCGTCCACCACGGCCACGGTTCCGCGCCGCTCCGCGAGCAGCACCAGCGCCTCGCGCATGGTGGCGTCCGGCCGCACGGCAGGGGCGTCCGTCATCACGTCCCGCACCCGCAGCAGCAGCCGGCGGCCCAGCGCGCCGCCGGGATGGAAGCGGGCGAAATCTTCGCGGCCGAAGCCCCGGCGCAGCAGCAGCGCCACGGCCAGCGCGTCGCCCATCGCC
The genomic region above belongs to Longimicrobium sp. and contains:
- a CDS encoding KpsF/GutQ family sugar-phosphate isomerase codes for the protein MEAQAVAALEDRIGDEFAGAVEAILTATGRVLVAGIGKSGIIGRKIAATLTSTGTPATFLHPVEALHGDLGIVGTGDVAILLSKSGESEELRGLLEFLTRMDVRVIAMTGRMSSALARHADHVLDCSVEEEACPHDLAPTSSTTATLAMGDALAVALLLRRGFGREDFARFHPGGALGRRLLLRVRDVMTDAPAVRPDATMREALVLLAERRGTVAVVDENGRLLGVVTSGDLTRLMEREEQFFRISVSEVMTNTPRTAEPDQLAAAAVGVMERRGVMALPVVDGEGLLVGMVHLHDLMRAGAV